The following coding sequences are from one Humulus lupulus chromosome X, drHumLupu1.1, whole genome shotgun sequence window:
- the LOC133805754 gene encoding uncharacterized protein LOC133805754 translates to MEINEESTIIVAEEDILAATHSNEEQKYAYNLILSKVFTNESTIYFIDGLGGTCKTYSYLAILANVRSKNIIALATTSSGVAAVILPGGRTAYSRFKFPLQIDNNISCNISKQSGLAKLLQITRLIIWDKAPMISKYVIEALDVTLKDINDCNLPFGGKMIVLGGDFRQVLPIIPEGTKEEIINASVDANQPFICNICLKKECLLELRARIMVELRDQTETLEAIMFGKNAEIFLSCSANTTKSDVQYIVTTFLPISTEETKSVSQVEIKTTDKEEAKSTHCSTAKESSF, encoded by the exons ATGGAAATAAATGAAGAATCAACAATTATTGTTGCTGAAGAAGATATATTAGCTGCCACACATTCAAATGAAGAACAAAAATAcgcatataatttaattttatctaAAGTATTTACAAATGAATCAACAATATATTTTATTGATGGACTAGGAGGAACATGTAAGACATATTCATATCTTGCTATACTTGCTAATGTTAGGTCTAAAAATATAATAGCATTGGCAACAACTTCTTCTGGAGTTGCTGCAGTAATATTGCCTGGTGGACGAACTGCTTATTCAAGATTTAAATTTCCTCTTCAAATAGACAACAACATTTCATGCAATATTAGCAAACAATCAGGTTTAGCTAAATTATTGCAAATAACAAGACTTATAATATGGGATAAAGCTCCAATGATAAGTAAATATGTAATAGAAGCTTTAGATGTCACATTAAAAGATATAAATGATTGCAATTTACCTTTCGGGGGTAAAATGATAGTACTTGGTGGAGATTTTCGTCAAGTTCTTCCTATTATTCCAGAaggaacaaaagaagaaataatAAATGCAA GTGTTGATGCAAATCAACCTTTCATTTGTAATATTTGCTTGAAAAAAGAATGTCTACTTGAACTAAG GGCTCGAATTATGGTTGAACTTCGTGATCAAACAGAAACTTTAGAAGCCATTATGTTTGGTAAAAATGCTGAAATCTTCTTGTCCTGTTCTGCAAACAC TACTAAATCAGATGTGCAGTATATTGTGACTACATTCCTACCAATATCAACAGAGGAAACAAAATCAGTTAGTCAAGTAGAAATCAAAACAACTGATAAAGAAGAAGCAAAATCAACTCACTGTTCAACTGCTAAAGAAAGTTCTTTTTAA